Proteins from a single region of Sphingomonas sp.:
- a CDS encoding SRPBCC domain-containing protein — protein MSRTDAAFRVIAAAVDKLYAALIDPESLVRWLPPEGMTGVIEAFDPRPGGVYRIRLTYDDAEAAVGKTDDDSDVSEGEFVELVPNVRVVQRGTFESDDPTMAGTMTFTWRFDPVEDGTRVTVTAEGVPPGIRRKDHLDGLRSTLANLAAFAE, from the coding sequence ATGAGCCGCACCGATGCCGCCTTTCGCGTGATCGCGGCGGCGGTGGACAAGCTGTATGCGGCGCTGATCGATCCGGAATCGCTAGTGAGGTGGTTGCCGCCGGAGGGCATGACCGGTGTGATCGAGGCGTTCGATCCCCGGCCGGGCGGGGTCTACCGGATTCGGCTGACCTATGACGATGCCGAGGCGGCGGTTGGCAAGACCGACGACGACAGCGATGTGAGCGAAGGCGAATTCGTCGAGCTGGTGCCGAACGTGCGGGTCGTCCAGCGCGGCACGTTCGAATCCGACGATCCGACGATGGCGGGGACGATGACCTTCACTTGGCGATTCGATCCGGTGGAGGACGGCACGCGGGTAACGGTGACCGCAGAAGGCGTGCCGCCCGGTATCCGCCGCAAGGATCATCTCGACGGTTTGCGCTCGACGCTGGCCAATCTCGCCGCCTTCGCCGAATAG
- a CDS encoding nuclear transport factor 2 family protein — translation MRLTFALATMLIAAPAFAQDQDIAGARVAVEHYLAGHATGSPAEFTAAFHPKAMLYWNRDGQLAERTSAEYIAGATGKPAADEAQRKRRIESLDVTGDAGMAKVVLEYPAVTFTDYLSLLRIDGEWKIINKIFHVERKAP, via the coding sequence ATGCGCCTGACGTTCGCCCTTGCCACCATGCTGATCGCGGCGCCCGCTTTCGCGCAGGACCAGGATATTGCCGGCGCGCGCGTCGCGGTCGAGCATTATCTCGCCGGTCATGCCACCGGCAGCCCGGCTGAATTTACCGCCGCCTTCCACCCCAAAGCCATGCTCTACTGGAATCGCGACGGTCAGCTCGCCGAGCGTACCAGCGCCGAATATATAGCCGGCGCCACGGGCAAGCCGGCGGCTGACGAGGCGCAGCGCAAGCGGCGGATCGAATCGCTCGACGTGACCGGTGATGCCGGCATGGCCAAGGTCGTGCTCGAATATCCGGCGGTGACCTTCACCGATTATTTGTCGCTGCTGCGCATCGATGGCGAATGGAAGATCATCAACAAGATCTTCCACGTCGAGCGCAAGGCGCCCTAG
- a CDS encoding aldose epimerase family protein produces MNWLVEGGSIETVEIRRGAFRAELLNLGATLRRLDVPARDGGIANVTLGYRNLEEYRGHPRFYGAVAGRYANRIGGARFSLDGKEYRLPTDSGGVNNLHSGPLGFDQQFWTLKHRDAHSAIFTLVNPAGYNGFPGTLSVETRYTLEEDGLYIAFTATTDAATVINLTHHAYFNLAGEGHGTILDHLLQIPASRMTPVDATQIPTGEFQDVTGTPFDFRAPKPVGRDIALEDVQLKIGRGYDHNFVLDTPGGNRRRVATLFDPGSGRVLDVESNAPGVQLYTGNHLANGAPGTGGATYEARGGLCLEPQNFPDAPNRPNFPSARLDPGQTYRHDIAFRFRVAKDANEAFG; encoded by the coding sequence ATGAACTGGCTGGTCGAGGGTGGCAGCATCGAGACGGTCGAGATCAGGCGCGGGGCGTTCCGCGCCGAATTGCTCAATCTCGGCGCCACCCTCCGCCGGCTGGACGTGCCCGCGCGCGACGGCGGCATCGCCAATGTCACGCTTGGCTATCGGAATCTTGAAGAATATCGCGGCCACCCGCGCTTCTATGGCGCGGTCGCCGGGCGCTACGCCAACCGCATCGGCGGCGCGCGGTTCAGCCTCGACGGCAAGGAGTATCGCCTGCCTACGGACAGTGGCGGGGTAAACAATCTCCACTCGGGGCCATTGGGCTTCGACCAGCAATTCTGGACGCTCAAGCACCGCGACGCGCATTCGGCGATATTCACGCTGGTCAATCCGGCCGGGTATAACGGCTTTCCCGGCACGCTATCGGTCGAGACGCGGTACACGCTCGAGGAAGACGGGCTGTACATCGCCTTCACCGCGACCACCGACGCCGCGACGGTGATCAACCTCACGCACCACGCCTATTTCAATCTCGCCGGCGAGGGGCACGGCACGATCCTCGATCACCTGCTCCAGATCCCGGCCAGCCGCATGACCCCGGTCGATGCGACGCAGATTCCGACCGGCGAGTTCCAGGACGTCACCGGCACGCCGTTCGATTTCCGCGCGCCCAAGCCGGTCGGCCGCGACATCGCGTTGGAGGATGTCCAGCTCAAGATCGGCCGCGGATACGATCACAATTTCGTGCTCGATACGCCCGGCGGAAACCGCCGCCGCGTCGCGACCTTGTTCGATCCCGGCTCGGGCCGCGTGCTGGACGTCGAATCCAACGCCCCCGGAGTCCAGCTCTATACTGGCAACCATCTCGCAAACGGTGCGCCCGGCACGGGCGGCGCAACCTACGAGGCGCGCGGCGGCCTCTGCCTCGAACCGCAGAATTTCCCCGACGCGCCCAACCGGCCGAATTTCCCGTCCGCCCGGCTCGATCCGGGACAGACCTACCGGCACGACATCGCCTTCCGTTTCCGGGTGGCGAAGGATGCGAACGAGGCGTTCGGCTAG
- a CDS encoding aldehyde dehydrogenase (NADP(+)), whose translation MTLTGELFIASKRVKRDGGGFRAVQASTGQEIEPAFSVATTDDVETAVAAAEAAFPVYSQMPREKRAEFLEAIADEIDALGDALTERAHAESGLPAARLNGERGRTSGQMRLFARELRLGEYLRARIDHAIPDRQPAPKPDLRLRLVPLGPVTVFGASNFPLAFSVGGGDTASALAAGCPVVVKGHSAHPGTAELVAGAITRAAEKTGMPKGVFSLINGPGNSVGAALVTDPRIKAVGFTGSRGGGTQLMKLAANRPVPIPVYAEMSSVNPVFLLPAALEARAEALGAGFVASLTMGAGQFCTNPGLVLGIEGPALDRFVTAATDAMAGAPSQVMLTPGIHKAYTSGVARWASAPALSQVGQGQEAAGPTCGQAALFTMTGKDFLADPSHAEEVFGAASLLVRCADVNEMAAVIGLLEGQLTATLHLDDGDLDLARQLLPRLERLAGRILANGWPTGVEVTDAQVHGGPFPSTSDGRSTSVGALAIDRFLRPVAYQDLPAALLPVELRDGDAGIPRRVDGKPTL comes from the coding sequence ATGACGCTGACTGGGGAATTGTTCATCGCTTCGAAGCGAGTGAAGCGCGACGGCGGCGGCTTCCGCGCGGTGCAGGCATCGACGGGTCAGGAAATCGAGCCCGCGTTCAGCGTCGCCACCACAGACGATGTCGAGACCGCCGTCGCCGCTGCCGAGGCCGCTTTCCCGGTCTATTCGCAGATGCCGCGCGAGAAGCGCGCTGAATTCCTGGAGGCGATCGCCGACGAGATCGACGCGCTGGGCGATGCGCTGACCGAGCGCGCGCATGCCGAGAGCGGGTTGCCGGCGGCAAGGCTCAACGGCGAGCGCGGGCGCACCTCGGGCCAGATGCGGCTGTTCGCGCGCGAGCTGCGCCTCGGCGAATATCTGCGCGCGCGAATCGATCATGCCATTCCCGATCGCCAGCCCGCGCCCAAGCCCGATCTGCGCCTGCGCCTCGTGCCGCTGGGGCCGGTGACGGTTTTCGGCGCCAGCAACTTCCCGCTCGCCTTTTCGGTCGGCGGCGGTGACACCGCCTCGGCGCTGGCAGCGGGCTGTCCGGTGGTGGTGAAGGGTCATTCGGCACATCCAGGCACGGCCGAGCTGGTCGCCGGCGCGATTACCCGCGCGGCGGAGAAGACCGGCATGCCCAAAGGCGTGTTCTCGTTGATCAACGGCCCCGGCAATTCGGTCGGCGCGGCGCTGGTCACCGATCCGCGCATCAAGGCGGTCGGCTTCACCGGCTCGCGCGGCGGCGGTACCCAGTTGATGAAGCTGGCTGCGAACCGCCCGGTACCGATCCCGGTTTACGCCGAGATGAGCAGCGTCAATCCGGTATTCCTGCTGCCCGCCGCGCTCGAAGCGCGCGCCGAGGCGCTGGGCGCGGGGTTCGTCGCCAGCCTGACCATGGGGGCGGGGCAGTTCTGCACCAATCCCGGCCTCGTCCTCGGCATCGAGGGCCCGGCGCTCGACCGGTTCGTCACCGCCGCCACCGATGCGATGGCGGGAGCGCCGTCGCAGGTGATGCTGACTCCCGGCATCCACAAAGCCTATACCAGCGGCGTGGCGCGCTGGGCCTCGGCACCGGCGCTCAGTCAAGTCGGGCAGGGTCAGGAAGCGGCTGGCCCGACCTGTGGGCAAGCGGCGCTGTTCACGATGACCGGCAAGGATTTCCTCGCCGATCCCAGCCATGCCGAGGAAGTGTTCGGCGCGGCTTCGCTGCTGGTGCGCTGTGCCGATGTGAACGAGATGGCGGCGGTGATCGGCCTGCTCGAAGGCCAGCTGACCGCGACCTTGCATCTTGACGATGGCGACCTGGATTTGGCCAGGCAGTTGCTGCCCCGGCTGGAGCGGCTGGCGGGCCGCATTCTCGCCAATGGCTGGCCGACCGGCGTCGAGGTTACCGACGCGCAGGTCCATGGCGGGCCGTTCCCGTCGACGTCCGACGGACGCAGCACCTCGGTCGGCGCGCTGGCGATCGACCGCTTCCTGCGGCCGGTGGCGTATCAGGACTTGCCGGCGGCGCTGCTGCCCGTCGAGCTGCGCGATGGCGATGCCGGAATTCCGCGGCGCGTGGATGGCAAGCCGACGCTCTGA
- a CDS encoding dihydroorotase, with the protein MNVDLKLKGGTVYLPGGPAQVDVGVSAGRIVAIGAVGGAGETIDCAGLDVLPGVIDSQVHFREPGLETKEDLESGARSAVLGGVTAVFEMPNTKPNTDTAEAVNDKLARAKGRMWCDHAFYVGATNHNAESLAELERMPGTAGVKIFMGASTGDLLVSDDANLARVLASGHRRVAIHAEDEFRMQDRLGERVPGDPSSHPVWRDDESAMLATRRILGLARAARRRIHILHVTTPAELEVIGRNKDIATCEVTPQHLTLAGEEAYPRIGTYAQMNPPIRSGAHRDGLWDWLRQGVPDVIGSDHAPHTIAEKTRPYPDSPSGMPGVQTLLPLMLNHVAEGRLTLQRLIDLTSAGPQRVFGIAGKGRIAVGYDADFTIVDLKKRWTIEESWLASRCGWSPFTGMQLTGKPIGTIIRGHRVMWDGALAARAIGAPIRFESVEFG; encoded by the coding sequence ATGAACGTCGATCTCAAGCTGAAGGGCGGAACGGTATATCTGCCCGGAGGCCCGGCGCAGGTCGATGTCGGGGTGAGCGCGGGCAGGATCGTGGCGATTGGCGCAGTCGGCGGCGCCGGCGAGACGATCGATTGCGCGGGGCTCGACGTGCTGCCCGGGGTGATCGACAGCCAGGTCCATTTCCGCGAGCCGGGGCTGGAGACAAAGGAAGATCTCGAGAGCGGCGCGCGTTCGGCGGTGCTGGGCGGGGTGACGGCGGTGTTCGAAATGCCGAACACCAAACCCAATACCGATACCGCCGAGGCGGTGAACGACAAGCTCGCTCGCGCCAAGGGGCGAATGTGGTGCGACCACGCATTCTATGTCGGTGCGACCAATCATAACGCCGAGAGTCTCGCCGAGCTCGAGCGGATGCCGGGCACGGCGGGCGTCAAGATCTTCATGGGCGCATCGACCGGCGACCTGCTGGTCTCCGACGATGCGAACCTCGCCAGGGTGCTGGCGAGCGGGCATCGTCGCGTCGCGATCCATGCCGAGGACGAGTTCCGGATGCAGGATCGACTCGGCGAGCGCGTGCCCGGCGACCCTTCAAGCCATCCGGTCTGGCGCGACGATGAGAGCGCGATGCTGGCGACGCGGCGCATCCTCGGACTGGCGCGGGCGGCGCGGCGGCGTATCCATATCCTGCATGTGACGACGCCGGCCGAGCTGGAAGTGATTGGCCGGAACAAGGATATCGCCACCTGCGAAGTGACTCCGCAGCACCTGACGCTGGCGGGCGAGGAGGCCTATCCGCGGATCGGCACCTATGCGCAGATGAACCCGCCGATTCGTTCGGGCGCGCACCGCGACGGGCTGTGGGACTGGCTGCGCCAGGGCGTGCCCGACGTCATCGGATCGGACCATGCGCCGCACACGATTGCGGAGAAGACGAGGCCCTATCCGGATTCGCCGAGCGGGATGCCGGGAGTGCAGACCCTGCTGCCACTGATGCTCAACCATGTCGCCGAGGGGCGGCTGACGCTGCAGCGGCTGATCGACCTGACCAGCGCCGGGCCGCAGCGGGTGTTCGGGATCGCCGGCAAGGGGCGGATCGCGGTGGGATATGATGCCGACTTCACCATCGTCGATCTGAAGAAGCGATGGACGATCGAGGAAAGCTGGCTGGCGTCGCGGTGCGGCTGGTCGCCATTTACCGGCATGCAGCTGACCGGCAAACCGATCGGAACGATCATCCGCGGGCACAGGGTGATGTGGGACGGCGCCTTGGCCGCGCGGGCGATCGGCGCGCCGATCCGCTTCGAGAGCGTCGAGTTCGGATGA
- a CDS encoding DUF1294 domain-containing protein: MLTATLCALLLVNLWTILRFREDKRRAVAGARRIPEADLLALALIGGTPGAFFARHRFRHKTRKQPFSTWLWLIAAIQAGALIGFGWPR; the protein is encoded by the coding sequence ATGCTGACCGCCACGTTGTGCGCCCTGCTGCTCGTCAATCTGTGGACGATCCTGCGTTTCCGCGAAGACAAACGCAGGGCCGTCGCCGGCGCGCGCCGCATCCCCGAAGCCGATCTGCTCGCGCTGGCGTTGATCGGCGGTACGCCCGGCGCCTTCTTCGCCCGCCACCGTTTCCGTCACAAGACGCGCAAACAGCCCTTCTCGACATGGCTATGGCTGATCGCGGCTATCCAGGCCGGCGCGCTGATCGGCTTCGGCTGGCCGCGCTGA
- a CDS encoding folate-binding protein yields the protein MSDATRLEDRALIRIAGDDVRGFLQGLVTQDLATVTPETPQWAGLLTPQGKALFDFLLWADGDAILIDCEADQREALLRRLALYRLRRAITIEAIDGGVHWSRDPGQGVSDPRLPALGYRWLGGEEGGTTSAEWRAHRLSLGVTEGVAELGQDKTLWLEANAAELHGVSFTAGCYVGQENTARMHYRAKVNRRLVVAPLAEPGDRTRAIYPALGLMVELRRVEALGDALVPEWLKAALAESVQPTGLGE from the coding sequence ATGTCCGATGCCACCCGCCTCGAAGACCGCGCCCTGATCCGCATCGCCGGGGACGATGTCCGTGGTTTCCTCCAGGGCCTCGTCACCCAGGACCTCGCCACGGTGACGCCCGAGACTCCGCAATGGGCGGGTCTTCTCACCCCGCAGGGCAAGGCACTGTTCGATTTCCTGCTCTGGGCCGATGGCGACGCGATCCTGATCGATTGCGAGGCCGACCAGCGCGAGGCCCTGCTCCGCCGCCTCGCTCTGTATCGTCTCCGCCGCGCCATCACCATCGAGGCGATTGACGGCGGCGTCCATTGGTCACGTGACCCCGGCCAAGGCGTATCCGATCCGCGCCTCCCGGCATTGGGCTATCGCTGGCTGGGAGGCGAAGAAGGCGGAACAACCTCGGCGGAGTGGCGTGCCCATCGCCTCTCCCTCGGTGTCACCGAGGGCGTAGCCGAGCTCGGTCAGGACAAGACGCTTTGGCTTGAGGCCAATGCCGCCGAGCTTCACGGCGTGAGCTTCACCGCCGGCTGCTATGTCGGCCAGGAAAACACCGCCCGCATGCACTACCGCGCCAAGGTCAATCGCCGGCTGGTCGTCGCCCCGCTCGCCGAACCCGGCGACCGCACCCGCGCGATCTATCCTGCACTCGGGCTGATGGTGGAATTGCGCCGCGTCGAAGCGCTCGGCGACGCGCTGGTGCCGGAATGGCTGAAGGCCGCGCTTGCGGAATCAGTTCAACCTACCGGCCTCGGCGAATAA
- a CDS encoding FadR/GntR family transcriptional regulator, which produces MTQAKALSSQKKPRHRAPRPRSLRLHGTVARDLGIRIVSGTLKPGEILEGEIAASEQFKVSRTAYREAIRILAAKGLVHSRPKIGTQVSPRSEWHLLDPDVLGWIFVGEPDQGLIENLFELRRIVEPEAARLAAMRRSDEQYARMKAGLDGVAEHGFHSEEGRRCDQSFHSALLEASGNDFIISLTSGVAAAIEITTAFKQDRLPAPHDALPVHLRVLEAIEARDAQGARDAMARLVDRGLTDTMEARDPSVGRKGLSAVCC; this is translated from the coding sequence ATGACGCAAGCCAAGGCGCTCTCCAGCCAGAAGAAACCCCGCCACCGCGCCCCGCGGCCGCGCTCGCTGCGGCTGCATGGCACGGTAGCGCGTGATCTTGGCATCCGGATCGTATCGGGCACCCTGAAACCCGGCGAGATCCTGGAGGGCGAGATCGCGGCGAGCGAGCAGTTCAAGGTGTCGCGCACCGCCTATCGCGAGGCGATCCGTATCCTCGCCGCCAAGGGGCTGGTGCATTCGCGGCCCAAGATCGGCACCCAGGTTTCTCCGCGCAGCGAATGGCATTTGCTCGATCCCGACGTGCTCGGCTGGATCTTCGTCGGCGAGCCAGACCAGGGGCTGATCGAGAATCTGTTCGAGTTGCGCCGGATCGTCGAGCCCGAAGCCGCGCGGCTGGCGGCAATGCGGCGGAGCGACGAGCAATATGCGCGGATGAAGGCGGGGCTCGACGGCGTCGCCGAGCATGGCTTCCACTCCGAAGAAGGGCGGCGCTGCGACCAGAGCTTCCATTCCGCTTTGCTCGAAGCATCGGGCAATGACTTCATCATCTCGCTGACCAGCGGGGTCGCCGCGGCGATCGAGATCACCACCGCGTTCAAGCAGGACCGCCTGCCCGCACCACACGACGCGCTGCCGGTGCATCTTCGCGTGCTGGAGGCAATCGAGGCGCGCGATGCGCAAGGCGCGCGCGATGCGATGGCGCGGCTGGTCGATCGCGGGCTTACCGACACGATGGAAGCGCGCGACCCCTCGGTCGGACGCAAGGGGCTGAGCGCGGTCTGCTGTTGA
- a CDS encoding OmpA family protein has product MRKLAITLALATTALSTPALARDDAWYVGVEGGTMLVEDIHFDVGAQKDAVSVDHKAGWDADMTVGYDFGGFRAEAEVGYRRASVTGVKSVISLPNGTAINSPAGTYPLAGGRTSALSFMVNGMFDFGDDDGVQGFVGGGVGVARVKARYGLNARSNFIDDSDTVFAWQAIAGLRAPLSDSIDVSLKYRFFNADNLDFGAARARFRSHSILGGLTFNFGAPPPPPVEPTPEPTPTPTWTPTPEPAPTPVEVQCTPGPYIVFFDWDKSNITPEAASILDNAISNYQSCGNAQVMLAGHADRSGSASYNVGLSQRRADSVKAYLTSRGIPGGVIGTEAFGESRPRVDTADGVRELQNRRVEVMYGPGSGY; this is encoded by the coding sequence ATGCGGAAGCTCGCCATTACTCTGGCACTTGCTACCACCGCGCTCAGCACGCCCGCTCTCGCTCGCGATGATGCGTGGTATGTGGGTGTCGAGGGCGGCACGATGCTGGTCGAGGACATTCACTTCGACGTCGGCGCTCAGAAGGACGCCGTTTCGGTCGATCACAAGGCTGGTTGGGACGCCGACATGACTGTCGGTTACGACTTCGGCGGTTTCCGCGCTGAAGCGGAAGTCGGCTATCGTCGCGCTTCGGTAACCGGCGTGAAGTCGGTTATCTCGCTGCCGAATGGCACTGCGATCAATTCGCCGGCGGGCACCTATCCGCTGGCCGGTGGCCGTACCTCGGCTTTGAGCTTCATGGTCAACGGCATGTTCGACTTCGGCGACGATGACGGCGTGCAGGGCTTTGTCGGCGGCGGCGTCGGCGTTGCCCGCGTCAAAGCGCGCTATGGCCTGAACGCGCGCAGCAACTTCATCGACGATTCGGATACCGTGTTCGCGTGGCAGGCGATCGCCGGCCTTCGCGCTCCGTTGTCGGACTCGATCGACGTGTCGCTGAAGTATCGTTTCTTCAACGCGGATAACCTGGACTTCGGCGCCGCCCGGGCGCGCTTCCGCTCGCACAGCATCCTTGGCGGTCTGACCTTCAACTTCGGCGCACCGCCGCCGCCGCCGGTCGAGCCGACTCCGGAGCCGACGCCGACGCCGACCTGGACCCCGACTCCCGAGCCGGCTCCGACCCCGGTTGAGGTGCAGTGCACGCCTGGGCCGTACATCGTGTTCTTCGACTGGGATAAGTCGAACATCACGCCGGAAGCGGCTTCGATCCTCGACAACGCCATCAGCAACTACCAGAGCTGCGGCAATGCGCAGGTGATGCTGGCAGGCCATGCCGACCGTTCGGGCTCGGCGAGCTACAACGTCGGCCTCTCGCAGCGTCGTGCGGATTCGGTGAAGGCATACCTCACCTCGCGCGGCATCCCGGGTGGCGTGATCGGTACCGAAGCGTTCGGTGAGAGCCGTCCGCGTGTCGATACCGCCGACGGCGTTCGCGAACTGCAGAACCGTCGCGTGGAAGTCATGTACGGCCCCGGCTCGGGCTACTAA
- a CDS encoding EipA family protein: MRARNGMLWAMAALLGVSAVPAAAQEMTKIDPNTAIDSDLDTPPPARDSARPQDYRQPPLDPVTPPDAAPAQTPPATDARTLARQRVKEADTFDQQELVVAAEGVFGKGASGLAGIIENILKDQGRPNAYIAGAEGAGAIGVGFRYGKGDLYHKIEGQRPVYWTGPSVGFDLGGDASKVFVLVYNLYDTQDLYKRFPAGEGRVYFVGGFSAAYTRRGNIVLIPVRLGVGWRVGINAGYMKFSEKRRIVPF, from the coding sequence ATGCGCGCGCGAAACGGAATGCTGTGGGCGATGGCCGCGTTGCTCGGCGTCAGCGCGGTACCCGCCGCCGCGCAGGAGATGACCAAGATCGATCCCAACACGGCGATCGACTCGGATCTCGATACGCCGCCCCCGGCGCGCGATTCGGCCCGGCCCCAGGATTATCGCCAGCCGCCGCTCGATCCGGTAACCCCGCCTGATGCCGCGCCTGCGCAAACGCCGCCGGCCACGGATGCGCGCACCCTCGCCCGGCAGCGGGTCAAGGAAGCCGATACGTTCGATCAGCAGGAACTGGTCGTCGCGGCCGAAGGCGTGTTCGGCAAGGGCGCCTCGGGGCTCGCCGGGATCATCGAGAATATCCTGAAGGATCAGGGACGCCCCAATGCCTATATCGCCGGTGCCGAAGGCGCTGGAGCGATCGGCGTCGGCTTCCGCTACGGCAAGGGCGATCTGTACCACAAGATCGAGGGCCAGCGCCCGGTCTACTGGACCGGGCCGTCGGTGGGCTTCGATCTCGGCGGCGATGCCAGCAAGGTCTTCGTGCTGGTCTATAATCTCTACGACACCCAGGATCTCTACAAGCGCTTCCCCGCCGGCGAAGGCCGCGTCTATTTCGTCGGCGGCTTCTCGGCCGCCTATACGCGCCGCGGCAATATCGTGCTGATCCCGGTGCGCCTGGGCGTCGGCTGGCGGGTCGGCATCAATGCCGGCTACATGAAGTTCAGCGAGAAGCGCCGCATCGTGCCGTTCTGA
- a CDS encoding DUF4019 domain-containing protein, protein MKLALAALLLAVPAVAQTAPRTVNITADSAPGWVPSSELEQAVLRATREFFDALEAGDPARAYQMLTPQHRAQLPLRIFFEQSSKTRDAAGPLRERRLLQLTWTKDPAQAPAPGIYAVIDIAARHANIDRECGYVVWYQRPEGGPFKLMRVENNSIDNVTAEKIIGQKGREELDRMWTRLSANCPDYAPAP, encoded by the coding sequence ATGAAGCTCGCCCTCGCCGCCTTGCTGCTCGCCGTTCCCGCCGTCGCGCAGACCGCGCCGCGCACGGTCAACATCACCGCCGATTCGGCGCCGGGCTGGGTGCCGTCGTCTGAGCTGGAACAGGCCGTACTCCGCGCCACCCGGGAATTCTTCGACGCGCTCGAAGCGGGCGACCCGGCCCGCGCCTATCAGATGCTCACCCCGCAGCACCGCGCCCAGCTTCCGCTCCGGATCTTCTTCGAGCAAAGCAGCAAGACCCGCGACGCCGCCGGCCCCTTACGCGAACGTCGCCTGCTCCAGCTGACCTGGACCAAGGATCCGGCGCAGGCGCCCGCGCCCGGCATCTACGCCGTGATCGATATCGCCGCGCGCCACGCAAATATCGACCGCGAGTGCGGCTATGTCGTCTGGTACCAGCGCCCCGAGGGCGGGCCGTTCAAGCTGATGCGGGTCGAGAATAACAGCATCGACAATGTCACCGCGGAGAAGATCATCGGGCAAAAGGGCCGGGAGGAGCTGGACCGGATGTGGACCCGGCTCTCAGCCAATTGCCCCGATTACGCGCCCGCGCCCTGA